The Schistocerca gregaria isolate iqSchGreg1 chromosome 2, iqSchGreg1.2, whole genome shotgun sequence genome contains the following window.
taccaaatgtagagactcttcgtgctcgtattgaggacggctgtgatacaatacgccattctccagggctgcatcagcgcatcagggattccatgcgacggagtgtggatggatgtatcctcgttaacggaggacattttgaacatttcctgcaacaaagtgtttgaggtcacgctggtacgttctgttactgtgtgtttccattccatgattaatgtgatttgaagagaagtaataaactgagctctgacatggaaactaagcgtttccggacacatgtccacataacacattttctttctttgtgtgcgaggaatgtttcctgaaagtttggccgtacctttttgtaacacgctgtatagtcAGTCTCAGATTCCACACACAAAAGTGAATACCccgttttttgccacttcccccccccccccccaattattttagaagtttcgatggaatgttatcttctgccgtatttgatcttaagacgtccaaagctcttttaaattctgattctaatacttgttTTCCCGTCTGTTCACTATCAAGTTCGTTTTCTTTTCATATCGcttcatcagacaaatattccctttcatagaggccttcaatatactctttccacctatccgccctccCCTCTACATTTAACAGCGGAGTTCCCATTCAATTCTTAAAgtaaccgcccttgcttttaatttcaccgaaggttgtttcgacttttatATATTCGCAGCCATTTTTTACGACAATcgtttcgttttcgatttcttcacatttttcgtgcagccatttcacattagctttgctgcacttgctatttatttcattccttacttACTTGTGtcatctgtatttctgaatttccgacaatatttctgtagtttcttctttcatccatcagctcttttgttacccatggtttcttcccagaTAACTTCCAACTTCTGTGGATCCCCTCTTCAATTAACCTGCCTACTGAACTGGCCCCTGCCAGTTTTCATAACTTTGTTGTAATTTGGTTAAAAGTTTAACAGCACGAGACAGCTGTGACAAAATGATACACATCCTCATTAACGCAAGACCCGCTCAGGTAAACCAAGGACCGCAGTAAACGTCGAGAGGAAATATCCCTTGCTTGGCTAAAAATCACAGCCATCCTGGCTTAGTTCTTTCGGTCAATGCAACGTTTGCCATCATATCCTAGTTCCCATCGAATTCAGCTCTTGGAAGTCTACTGTACCAGCAGGCTAATCCCAGAATATCAAAGGAAAAGAGTAGCAATTACAACGCATggactcagttatttgttggatatattccaatctcggtcTCGCTATACACTGTGTGGTCTCTGCgtatccctctagtgccatggacgcTATTCTACGATAtcctaacacatgtcctatcatcgtgtgccTTCTTGTACTGTGTTTCTAACATATTTATATCTTCGTCTACAGTCAGTGGACAGCTTCTATGCAATGCTGTagtcaaaacgtacattctcagtaactTCGTCCTCAAGTTAAGGTATATATTTGTTTTAGCGACGAATTCCCTCTTTACCTGTACTAGTCTGTTGCATACTACAAGTTGCTCACTCTTATAAACGTACCCCGCTATAAATACAACAACTGCTAATACTTTTCTGGCACAATGTTACGATTAGCGCTATAAAAGCGTGGTGGACCGCGTCAGTCGTGCAAGATAGCAGTAAGTCGTCAGTCCCTGCGTGTCTGAAGTGCGTAAGTAGCTAAGCAGGTAGCATAGTGTGTACATTTATCACGCTGATTGAGAATCTATGAAAATACGAATGTGTTCAGTAGAACTGAAGTCTAACTAACTAGAGGGCGATTAAATTAGACGTAATTGTTAAAAAATACAGCAATCCGTTGACAAAACAATATGTAGGAGTTGAAATGGTTACCATTAGTTTTAATAATGTATGCATATTCCGTGCTgccttgtaaaaagaaaaaaaaacaaacaaaagaaaacacgGGGCTCAGGATTAGAGAGTTCAGTACCTCAGTATCTGATACAGAACTACACAGCAGCTCTAAACTCTGTCACTCCCACGGTGCGTGAGTAGGACAAATGATATCTGGGAAGTCGTCCTTTGCTGACACCACCATTGACCTCATCGAACCTAACGCGTAATTCTTCTGGCTAGGAGGCTAGGCAACCCATTATGCTGCCCAATGACTATAATTTTCTATGAGCTACATAGCGCGTTGCTGTATGTACTCATCTACAAAGCGGCCAGCGCTGAGACGTTCCTGCATTTTAATGACAAGCTGGTATTCAAGAGCCTTTCGTTTACTGGTCTGTCATCCACACCACGCGATTCTTTAAGTCGAAAGCACTCGTTATTCGACAAGTTTTACCTTTTACGACAATTCAGCAGATTCCGTGGTCTGCTTACTGTGCGATCCGATGACTACCTGGCGTCCCAGTCTTATTATCAATTGTACCTTATCACATGCCCTCTACGTGACAAAAGATGCCATTCCGACAGCAGAGCGTGGgacgtatcatcatcatcatcatcatcatcatcatttaagactgattatgcctttcagcgttcagtctggagcatagccccccttataaaattcctccatgatcccctattcagtgctaacattggtgcctcttctgatgttaaacccattacttcaaaatcattcttaaccgaatccaggtaccttctccttggtctgccccgactcctcctaccctctactgctgaacccatgagtctcatgggtaacctaacttctcccatgcgtgtaacatgaccccaccatctaagcctgttcgccctaactgctacatctgtagcgttcattcccagcttttctttgatttcctcattgtggacacccgcctgccattgttcccatatactagtatctgcaatcatcctagctactttcatatccgtaacctcaaccttcttgataaggtgacctgaatctatccagcttttgctcccatacaacaaagttggacgaaagattgaacggtgcgcagataacttagtcttggtacggacttccttcttgcagaagagagtaggtcgtagctgagcgctcactgaattagctttctatacctcgcttccagttctttcactatgttgccatcctgtgagaatatgcatcctaagtacttgaaaacttccacctgttctaactttgttcctcctatttggcactcaatccgtttatatttctttcccactgacattactttcgttttgggacGTAAAAAAAAGAAATCGGACAAATGCCAGTAGTAGAACTCACGCTGAGGGTTGCTTACAAACTTAATTGCGTATACACATAGCTGAGGTGGTTTCCATTAATCATTAGCATTAATGTCAGCAGTGAGCTCAACATGATCCACATTAGTTCTCCTGCAGGTTTTGATGAGTCAATTTGCGAATATAAAAATacgtatctttcgattgcattgactcagaagcttatttttttatttttttattttattttattttttttttttttgctaccagtGAACCAAAGACCTCAGtgtctgacataaatttcaacttgatgctgcTACTCTTACCGGTGAAAAATGAGTCGTAACAGACGGACAACAGTACGATCCCGTAAGACTTCTGTCTGTTTCCGACTGAGTTAACAGACcctaaaaagtaattaaaaaacagCAAATATTCCAATTTTGAGACAGAAACCCGTGGATATACTGAGTCTTTGTGAGATTTTTAACGAATTATTAACTCCAATCCCATATCACTAGAAATACATTATTCAGTTTAAAACGTAATAAGATGTTTCGGGGATGGAAGCGTTCTTAGTAGACCTAACTAGACTACAGACATTTTCAAAATGATTATAATCGATTCACGTGATCGTCTTTGCCATCTCAGATGTGTGTAACTATTGTGGAAGGATAGCTGTCAGTACCGAGAAATGTAACGCTGCTTCATTTACATGACTTAAGTTTCGATAAAGCACAAACGCCATTGCTCTGGAATGAACATTCACTGCTTGGAAAAATCATATTATATTAACACAGAAGAGGGTATATAGCGTTAAAAGTGGCTAAATGGAAGATTAAGGCAGTAAAAGAGCAAAAATCTCCTAATATCCCATTAGAAGATTAGTGCCCAACCTGTGGAACACatcacatattttattttgtgataAAGATGAAATCAGTATTAGTCGGATGGACGTCTTCTTGGAAGTGTTTGTGGAAAGTGAATACAACGCGCTACTGTGACAAATTTTATAGCAGTGATCCACTGATGGGACTTATTATCAGGTAGATATGACTGTAGACGTCGAACGAATTCCGGGACGTTCTCCTAGGATCGTAACATGTCGGAATAACGCTTTCGAAAACGTCACAGGGACCTTGGGGAACTAACATGTGGATCTTTGGAAGAAAACCGAGTGATGTTCTTTAGTGGTAAGAAAGACGCCTTGAATTCTGCAGGACGGCGAGCAAATCCCCCTACAGCCAGCTAGATCTAGGCTTGCCATGATTTCATTAAAGACTTTTAGGCGAATACTGTGATGGTGTCTTTGAAATAGTACGGCCGGTCCAACTATAGCCTCCTCCAGTAGACTAAACTTTAATAGGAATATTCCTTCTTTACTTCATAAGAAAGAAGTTATCTTTCGAAACCACGTTGGATAAATTTTGAGAACCTGTGTTCGAAGAAGGCTGTGCAACAGTTCTGTCGCCGTCATCATATATGTCACGTCGAGATAATAAAAATAAGGTGAAAGAGATTAAAGCACGTTGAGAGGCTGTAGGTGTTTCTCCCTCTCCCAATGCGCGAGTGAAATAGGACAAAATATCTCTAATATTGACACAAAGTACCCGCCGCCATGCTCCGTACAGCGTTTTGCGTATTATACGAATAGATACAGATATTGGTAACAGAACTTGAGCATGCACTTACTCAGAAACGTATTGCTAACCTTATGGTAATGGACAGGAGCTATATGACGAAAGAACAATAACATGGTCGCTTTCCTAGGAAACGACAGCTCAACAAAGCTTCAGAGGGTATATAAAGACACACGCTGTGACCACATTCAGTACAGTTCAGCAGAGGGGGGGTCAGCATGGGACGACGTCAATATTGCCCGGGAGATAGGCACAGATTGGCACAGATGGCGACCGAAGCCATCTCGTCGCTTCTCCGTCTCACCGCCCCCACGTCTCGCCACCCCCACGTATAGccacctccacgtctcgccgcctctacgtctcgccgcctccacgtctcaccacCTCCCCGTCTCGccacctccccgtctcgccgcctccacgtatcgccgagtccacgtatcgccgcctccacgtctcgccaccTCCACGTATCGTCGTCCCAACGTATCGTCGTCCCCACGTATCGTCGCCCCCACGTATCGCCGCCcacacgtatcgccgcctccacgtcccgCCGCCTCCACGtcccgccgcctccacgtatcgccaccTCCATGTCTCGCCGCCTctacgtctcgccgcctccacgtctcgccacctccacgtctcgccgcctccacgtctcaccgcctccacgtctcgccacctctacgtatcgccgcctccacgtcccgCCGCCTCCTCGTCTCGCTACCTCCACGTATCGTCGTCCCCACGTATCGTTgcccccacgtatcgccgcctccacgtcccgCCCCCTCCACGTCcagccgcctccacgtctcgccaccTCCACGTATCGTCGTCCCCACGTATCGTCGTCCCCACGTATCGTCGCccccacgtctcgccgcctccacgtctcgccaccTCCACGTCTCAccacctccacgtctcgccgcctctacgtatcg
Protein-coding sequences here:
- the LOC126336013 gene encoding uncharacterized protein LOC126336013 encodes the protein MVAFLGNDSSTKLQRVYKDTRCDHIQYSSAEGGSAWDDVNIAREIGTDWHRWRPKPSRRFSVSPPPRLATPTYSHLHVSPPLRLAASTSHHLPVSPPPRLAASTYRRVHVSPPPRLATSTYRRPNVSSSPRIVAPTYRRPHVSPPPRPAASTSRRLHVSPPPCLAASTSRRLHVSPPPRLAASTSHRLHVSPPLRIAASTSRRLLVSLPPRIVVPTYRCPHVSPPPRPAPSTSSRLHVSPPPRIVVPTYRRPHVSSPPRLAASTSRHLHVSPPPRLAASTYRRLHVPPPPRLATSIYRRPHVSSPPRIDAHTYRRPHVSPHPRITTPTSRRLSRLFASHVSSPPTSRRLPRLVASHVS